In the Sulfobacillus thermosulfidooxidans DSM 9293 genome, TTGGCATCCGACGGCCCTCATCTTTTACAAAACTATCTTAATTTCTTCGGCGCAAAAATGCGGGAATATCCAAATCATCGTTATTCGCAAAAGGCTTAATCTCTACTTCTTCGCGTTCGCGGATTTCTGCCTCCGGTCGGCTCATAATCCGGTCCCCAGAAAATCCCGTAGCAATGACGGTGACGCGCACTTCGTCTTTCAAACTTTCGTCAATGACCGCTCCAAAAATAATATTCGCTTCCGGATCAGCGGCCTGAATGACAATTTCCGCTGCTTCGTTGACCTCAAATAATGCTAAGTCGTTACCACCGGTAATATTGAGCAATACCCCTCTTGCCCCGTCAATGCTGGTTTCCAGCAATGGACTAGAGATGGCCGCTTTGGCCGCTGCGGCTGCACGATTTTCGCCTTGGCTCACGCCCACACCCATTAATGCCGAGCCCATTTCCGACATAATTGTCTTCACGTCCGCAAAATCGAGGTTGATAAGTCCAGGAACCGCAATTAAATCAGAAATACCCTGAACACCTTGTCGCAAAACATCATCGGCAATCCGGAACGCTTCCATAATCGAGGTGCGTTTTTCAACAACTTGCAATAAACGGTCATTCGGAATGGTAATGAGAGTGTCTACTTTGGCCTTTAAGGTGGCGGCACCTTTTTCAGCAAATGTTTGTCGCCGCCGTCCTTCAAAGGTAAAGGGTTTGGTCACGACTCCAACGGCCAAGGCCCCCACTTCTTTCGCAACCTCTGCCACGACGGGGGCGGCACCAGTCCCCGTGCCACCTCCCATTCCTGCGGTAATGAAAACCATGTCAGCGCCTTTTAAGGCATCGGCTATTTGTTCACGACTTTCTTCAGCAGCTTTCGCCCCGATATCAGGATTGGCCCCCGCTCCCAATCCTTTGGTTAATTTCGTACCAACTTGCAACCGGGTAGGCGCCATCGACAATGCTAAAGCTTGAGCATCCGTATTGATCGCGATGAATTCGACACCTTTTAACCCGGCTTGGATCATCCGGTTGACAGCATTGGTACCACCCCCGCCGACGCCAACCACCTTTATGACGGCAAAATTCTCAGCCGATTGATCAAATTCCAGCATGCAAAATCCTCCCCATCTCCGAATCCGCTAAGTTTATCCCCACAAATTTACCCAAAATTGTATAAGACGGCGCCACAATGTTTCCGGTTCCGGTGCCACCCCGTCACGCATCATGGCCTTCGCAACCCCAACCACTGTTGCGTAACCGGGGCTCTTGGAAAGATCTGATAATCCGCCTAATCCGTATGGACCGCCAATTCGAACGGGCCAGCCCCACCGTGTTGCTAAATGCGAGTCTAATCCTTTGAGAAGTGCCCCGCCACCAGTCATGACAACACCCGCCGCAGGTCCCTTTGTCCATTCAATTTTTTGAAGTTGCTTTTCAACATAATCTGTCCATTCATCGATTCGAGCCGCAACAATCTCTTGGAGCTCCTTAATCGGAATGAGTTTCACAGCTTGGCCACTTACCGCCCGTACTTCTAAAGTTCCTTCGCGCTCCGAGCCTACTGCTGCATGTTCCAATTTGAGTCGTTCGGCTTGGGTGGCCACCACGCCCAAGCCCACGGACAAATCTGATGTAATGGATTCACCGCCTAAAGGCACGACACCGAGATATTGCAAATGACCACCACGATAGACCGAAACACCGGTCGTTCCACCACCCACATCGAGATGCACAACGCCCACTTGTTTTTCATCATCCGACAACACCGCATTCGCTGATGCTTCAGGAGCCGGAACAAAATTTAAAACGTTTAGTCCTGCCATGTTTACGACATGGCGCAAATTGCGGATGACCGTATTTAATCCCGACACAACAAAGACATCCGCTTCCATGGTGTGGGCAACCATACCTACAGGATCTACCACACCGCGAAATCCGTCAACGGCGATTCCTCGACGAATCACGCGAATGACTTCGCGGTCATTCCCCAGGCTGACATGGGACGCCTTTGCCATAACATGTTGCAAATCTTCCTCACGAATCACCCCGGTCTTCAGCGCGATTTTGCCCTGTCCCGGTGTCAACGTCAAATGTTCTCCATTGATGGCAACAGCAGCCTGCGTCAATTCGGTTCCCGCCATACTATTGGCCCGATTTGCCGCATCCCGGATGGCGAGAGCAACCCGTTCGACCTCAAAAACTAATCCCCGACGCATCCCCACAACAGGCGTGGCGGCGATTCCTAGAACCGCTAATTCTCCATCCGTTTTAGCCTCCGCAACCAATGCGGACACTTTGGTGGTTCCAACGTCGAGAGCAAGCATTAGTTGGCGTTTAGGCACATCACACCTCCGGCTGACTTTATCGACAATACTCCCCTCTTCCTTTTCTCGCTGCTAAGCCAATATTCCTGCATTCAATGAACAGAATGATAGAATTTTGTCTGCTCTACCCACTCACTGAAAAGACCTCGCCTGATTACGGCAAGAGGCCCTCAAAATCTCAGGGGCGAACGATGATTTCAGAAAGAGCGGCTACCTGGCAACAATGTCTGCACCTAAAGAACGCAGACGATAATCCAGATTTTCGTAGCCACGTTCGATGACTTCGCGCCCACGAATAACCGTTTCTCCCTCCGCAATCAACGCCGCATTGACCAACGCGGCCCCCGCTCGGAGATCAGGAGCAGTGACCACGGTCCCATGTAATGGATGACCTCCATAAATGAGCGCTACGCGCTGATCCGCAACAATTTGTGCCCCAAGCCTTCTCAATTCGATGGTATGACCCAAACGATTTTCAAACACGCGTTCGGTGATTAAATGAACCCCTGGCACTTGCAAGAGAAAGCTCATGAATTGGGGCTGCAAATCCGTCGCAAATCCAGGATAAGGTGCCGTAGCAATCGAGACCGGGCAGGGCTTAAAGACTCCTTCACTGACAACACGAACGGTTTCCGCATCGAGTTCCTCAATCATGACGCCCAGTTCTTTAAGCCGTGTCCATAGTCCGGGTAAATGATCAACCATACAGTTTTGCACCACAATATCGCCACCCGTGGCGGCCACGGCTAAAATAAACGTCGCCGCCTCAATCCGGTCTCCGATAATGGTGTGTTCAGTGGCCCCCAAATGAGGATTCCCGGTAACCCGGATGTCGGGAGTACCGGCTCCTCGAACAGTGGCTCCCAATTTTTCAAGAAATTGGGCCAAATCCACAATCTCGGGTTCCATTGCGGCATTCCGAATCCTGGTCTCGCCCTCGGCCATGGCTGCAGCCATCAACACATTTTCCGTGGCTCCCACACTGGGGAATGGGAAATGCACTTCATTGCCGTGAAGCCCGTCGGCGCGCAACACGGTACGGCCGTCTTCATCGCAAATGCGCGCCCCTAATTGTTCTAGGGCATACAAATGCAAATCAATGGGA is a window encoding:
- the murA gene encoding UDP-N-acetylglucosamine 1-carboxyvinyltransferase, whose protein sequence is MGEFVVRGRRRLTGTVRVNGAKNAALPIMAATVLASRPVLLHDVPDLRDIRVMSQVLQALGAEVERRGSDIFVDPRTINNYVVPAELMQEMRASIFLLGPLLARLGAAEATQPGGCAIGQRPIDLHLYALEQLGARICDEDGRTVLRADGLHGNEVHFPFPSVGATENVLMAAAMAEGETRIRNAAMEPEIVDLAQFLEKLGATVRGAGTPDIRVTGNPHLGATEHTIIGDRIEAATFILAVAATGGDIVVQNCMVDHLPGLWTRLKELGVMIEELDAETVRVVSEGVFKPCPVSIATAPYPGFATDLQPQFMSFLLQVPGVHLITERVFENRLGHTIELRRLGAQIVADQRVALIYGGHPLHGTVVTAPDLRAGAALVNAALIAEGETVIRGREVIERGYENLDYRLRSLGADIVAR
- the ftsZ gene encoding cell division protein FtsZ; translated protein: MLEFDQSAENFAVIKVVGVGGGGTNAVNRMIQAGLKGVEFIAINTDAQALALSMAPTRLQVGTKLTKGLGAGANPDIGAKAAEESREQIADALKGADMVFITAGMGGGTGTGAAPVVAEVAKEVGALAVGVVTKPFTFEGRRRQTFAEKGAATLKAKVDTLITIPNDRLLQVVEKRTSIMEAFRIADDVLRQGVQGISDLIAVPGLINLDFADVKTIMSEMGSALMGVGVSQGENRAAAAAKAAISSPLLETSIDGARGVLLNITGGNDLALFEVNEAAEIVIQAADPEANIIFGAVIDESLKDEVRVTVIATGFSGDRIMSRPEAEIREREEVEIKPFANNDDLDIPAFLRRRN
- the ftsA gene encoding cell division protein FtsA; this translates as MPKRQLMLALDVGTTKVSALVAEAKTDGELAVLGIAATPVVGMRRGLVFEVERVALAIRDAANRANSMAGTELTQAAVAINGEHLTLTPGQGKIALKTGVIREEDLQHVMAKASHVSLGNDREVIRVIRRGIAVDGFRGVVDPVGMVAHTMEADVFVVSGLNTVIRNLRHVVNMAGLNVLNFVPAPEASANAVLSDDEKQVGVVHLDVGGGTTGVSVYRGGHLQYLGVVPLGGESITSDLSVGLGVVATQAERLKLEHAAVGSEREGTLEVRAVSGQAVKLIPIKELQEIVAARIDEWTDYVEKQLQKIEWTKGPAAGVVMTGGGALLKGLDSHLATRWGWPVRIGGPYGLGGLSDLSKSPGYATVVGVAKAMMRDGVAPEPETLWRRLIQFWVNLWG